One Agrococcus jenensis genomic region harbors:
- a CDS encoding nucleotide sugar dehydrogenase has product MKIVVVGTGYVGLSNAVVLAQHHDVVAVDIDERKVEQVNARISPIIDVELEDYLATRQLSLTATTDAAAAFEGAGLVVVATPTDYDPQENFFNTKSVESVIEQVVAVAPDATIVVKSTVPVGFTERMRAAHPGAHIVFSPEFLREGRALHDNLHPSRIVVGDTGERGRQFADLMVEGAEAKDVPVLLTDPTEAEAIKLFANTYLALRVAYFNELDTYAATHGLDAAQIIGGVGLDPRIGTHYNNPSFGYGGYCLPKDTKQLLANYEDVPQNLIAAVVSANTTRKDFVAADILRREPKVVGIHRLIMKSGSDNFRASSIQGVMKRVRAKGVEIVLYEPALEEDTFFGSEIIRDLDEFKRRSDVIVANRRSEELEDVAEKLYTRDIYGRD; this is encoded by the coding sequence GTGAAGATCGTCGTCGTCGGCACCGGATACGTAGGCCTCTCGAACGCAGTTGTCCTGGCGCAGCACCACGATGTGGTCGCCGTGGACATCGACGAGCGCAAGGTCGAGCAGGTGAACGCGCGCATCTCGCCGATCATCGACGTCGAGCTCGAGGACTACCTCGCCACGAGGCAGCTGAGCCTCACCGCGACGACGGATGCGGCAGCGGCCTTCGAGGGCGCCGGGCTCGTCGTGGTCGCGACGCCGACCGACTACGACCCGCAGGAGAACTTCTTCAACACGAAGTCGGTCGAGTCGGTCATCGAGCAGGTGGTCGCGGTCGCCCCCGATGCGACGATCGTCGTGAAGTCGACCGTGCCCGTCGGCTTCACCGAGCGGATGCGTGCCGCGCACCCGGGCGCGCACATCGTCTTCTCGCCGGAGTTCCTGCGCGAGGGCCGCGCGCTGCACGACAACCTGCACCCGTCGCGCATCGTGGTGGGCGACACCGGCGAGCGCGGGCGGCAGTTCGCCGACCTCATGGTCGAGGGCGCGGAGGCGAAGGACGTGCCCGTGCTCCTCACCGACCCGACGGAGGCGGAGGCGATCAAGCTCTTCGCCAACACCTACCTCGCGCTGCGGGTCGCGTACTTCAACGAGCTCGACACCTACGCCGCGACGCACGGGCTGGACGCCGCGCAGATCATCGGCGGCGTGGGCCTCGACCCGCGCATCGGCACGCACTACAACAACCCGTCCTTCGGGTACGGCGGCTACTGCCTGCCCAAGGACACGAAGCAGCTGCTCGCGAACTACGAGGACGTGCCGCAGAACCTCATCGCCGCGGTGGTCTCGGCGAACACCACGCGCAAGGACTTCGTCGCCGCCGACATCCTGCGGCGCGAGCCGAAGGTCGTGGGCATCCACCGGCTCATCATGAAGTCGGGCTCCGACAACTTCCGGGCGTCGTCGATCCAGGGCGTGATGAAGCGGGTGCGCGCCAAGGGCGTCGAGATCGTGCTGTACGAGCCGGCGCTCGAGGAGGACACCTTCTTCGGGTCGGAGATCATCCGCGATCTCGACGAGTTCAAGCGGCGCTCGGATGTGATCGTCGCGAACCGGCGCTCCGAGGAGCTCGAGGACGTCGCCGAGAAGCTCTACACGCGCGACATCTACGGCCGCGACTGA
- a CDS encoding VanZ family protein: MSRLWEIHARAVRASLRRVGAVGLAIVAPVALLITLVPTPLQARAKPLVVRGLGWLHDRTLLEWLSWTRLEVLANVAMLVPVALLLTFVLGARRWWLATAICVAASVGVETAQLFMPARVTSLLDVAANGLGALAGAAIAAIAEAIALRARRRSLRR, encoded by the coding sequence ATGAGCCGGCTCTGGGAGATCCACGCGCGCGCCGTGCGGGCGTCCCTCCGCCGCGTGGGCGCCGTCGGGCTCGCGATCGTCGCACCCGTCGCGCTCCTCATCACCCTGGTGCCGACGCCCCTGCAGGCGCGCGCCAAGCCGCTCGTCGTCCGCGGCCTCGGATGGCTGCACGACCGGACGCTGCTCGAGTGGCTGAGCTGGACGCGACTCGAGGTGCTCGCGAACGTCGCGATGCTCGTGCCGGTCGCGCTGCTGCTGACGTTCGTGCTCGGCGCACGCCGATGGTGGCTCGCCACCGCGATCTGCGTCGCCGCGAGCGTCGGCGTCGAGACCGCGCAGCTGTTCATGCCCGCCCGGGTCACGTCGCTGCTCGACGTCGCCGCGAACGGCCTCGGCGCGCTCGCGGGCGCGGCGATCGCTGCGATCGCCGAGGCGATCGCCCTGCGAGCCAGGCGGAGGTCGCTCCGGCGCTGA
- a CDS encoding polysaccharide biosynthesis tyrosine autokinase yields the protein MELSDYLRVVRKNVILLLALMLAGVGVGALIATVQQPSYSAQTQVFVSTQGGGSSAELVQGNSFTLSRVKTYASLATSQDVLERVIADLGLTLDSQTLAESVAASPVLDTTIIEINAVDEDPALAARIADAVAASLATTVAEIESPGEGGSPVQLTTVERATVPQTPVSPRPMLNVALGALLGLALGIAIALLREVLDTRIRDERGLKLVTELPVVGSMTFDPKAKQRPLVVHSDPLSPRSEAYRTLRTNLQFVEVDGRSRTFVVTSSTPSEGKSSTAANLALALADAGETVILIDADLRKPKVAEYMNIDGSVGLTDVLIGRAELVDAVQMWGESSLYVLPSGQIPPNPSELLGSKSMQALITQLETEFDWVLFDAPPLLPVTDAAVLSRNTAGAIMVVASGRATRHQLDVALGMLENVDAPVAGVVLTMLPAKAANAYGAYGAYGEGYALSKTKTKPKAKAKARG from the coding sequence GTGGAGCTGAGCGACTACCTGCGGGTCGTGCGGAAGAACGTCATTCTGCTGCTCGCGCTCATGCTTGCCGGCGTCGGCGTCGGTGCGCTGATCGCGACGGTGCAGCAGCCGTCGTACAGCGCGCAGACGCAGGTGTTCGTGTCGACGCAGGGCGGCGGCAGCAGCGCCGAGCTGGTGCAGGGCAACTCCTTCACGCTGTCCCGAGTGAAGACGTATGCGAGCCTCGCGACCTCGCAGGACGTGCTCGAGCGCGTGATCGCAGACCTCGGCCTGACGCTCGACAGCCAGACGCTCGCGGAGTCGGTCGCGGCCAGCCCCGTGCTCGACACCACGATCATCGAGATCAACGCGGTCGACGAGGACCCGGCGCTCGCCGCGCGCATCGCGGATGCCGTCGCAGCGAGCCTCGCGACGACCGTGGCCGAGATCGAGTCGCCGGGTGAGGGCGGCAGCCCGGTGCAGCTGACCACGGTGGAGCGGGCGACCGTGCCGCAGACGCCGGTCAGCCCGCGGCCGATGCTCAACGTCGCGCTCGGCGCCCTGCTCGGCCTGGCGCTCGGCATCGCGATCGCGCTCCTGCGAGAGGTGCTGGACACCCGCATCCGCGACGAGCGCGGCCTCAAGCTCGTGACGGAGCTGCCCGTCGTGGGCTCGATGACCTTCGACCCGAAGGCGAAGCAGCGCCCGCTCGTCGTGCACTCGGACCCGCTCAGCCCTCGTTCCGAGGCCTACCGCACCCTGCGCACCAACCTGCAGTTCGTCGAGGTGGACGGTCGCAGCCGCACGTTCGTCGTCACCTCCTCGACCCCGAGCGAGGGCAAGAGCTCCACCGCGGCGAACCTCGCGCTCGCGCTCGCGGATGCTGGCGAGACCGTGATCCTGATCGACGCGGACCTTCGCAAGCCGAAGGTCGCCGAGTACATGAACATCGACGGCAGCGTCGGCCTGACCGACGTCCTCATCGGGCGGGCGGAGCTCGTCGACGCCGTGCAGATGTGGGGCGAGTCGTCGCTCTACGTGCTGCCGTCGGGCCAGATCCCGCCGAACCCCAGCGAGCTGCTCGGCTCCAAGTCGATGCAGGCGCTCATCACGCAGCTCGAGACCGAGTTCGACTGGGTGCTCTTCGATGCCCCGCCGCTCCTTCCCGTCACGGACGCAGCGGTGCTGTCGCGCAACACCGCCGGCGCGATCATGGTCGTGGCGAGCGGCAGGGCGACGCGCCATCAGCTCGACGTCGCGCTGGGCATGCTCGAGAACGTGGACGCGCCCGTCGCGGGCGTGGTCCTGACGATGCTGCCGGCGAAGGCCGCGAACGCCTACGGCGCATACGGTGCCTACGGCGAGGGCTACGCGCTGAGCAAGACGAAGACGAAGCCGAAGGCCAAGGCGAAGGCGCGCGGTTAG
- the galU gene encoding UTP--glucose-1-phosphate uridylyltransferase GalU, giving the protein MQTSVTKAVIPAAGLGTRFLPATKALPKEMLPVVDKPVIQYVVEEAVRAGLDDVLFVTGRNKNALENHFDRATELEATLIKKGDVKRLAKVKRSSGLANIHYTRQGDPLGLGHAVLRARAHVGDEPFAVLLGDDIIDERDHLLERMVEVQSTLQTTVVALMEVPESQAHLYGIATVEATEQDDVVRVTGLVEKPEAGTAPSNLAIVGRYVLRPEVFGVLERTEPGKGGEIQLTDALLELAGDDAAGGVHGVVFRGRRYDTGDRLDYIKANVLLASEREDIGPELQDWLKQFVAGL; this is encoded by the coding sequence ATGCAGACCTCCGTCACGAAGGCCGTCATCCCCGCCGCAGGGCTCGGCACCCGGTTCCTGCCCGCGACCAAGGCGCTGCCGAAGGAGATGCTGCCGGTCGTCGACAAGCCCGTGATCCAGTACGTGGTCGAGGAGGCGGTGCGCGCCGGGCTCGACGACGTGCTGTTCGTCACCGGGCGCAACAAGAACGCGCTGGAGAACCACTTCGACCGCGCCACCGAGCTGGAGGCGACGCTCATCAAGAAGGGCGACGTCAAGCGGCTCGCCAAGGTGAAGCGCTCGTCGGGGCTCGCGAACATCCACTACACGCGGCAGGGCGACCCGCTGGGGCTCGGCCACGCCGTGCTCCGGGCACGCGCGCACGTGGGCGACGAGCCGTTCGCGGTGCTCCTGGGCGACGACATCATCGACGAGCGCGACCACCTGCTCGAGCGGATGGTCGAGGTGCAGTCGACGCTGCAGACGACGGTGGTCGCGCTCATGGAGGTGCCCGAGTCGCAGGCGCACCTCTACGGCATCGCCACGGTCGAGGCGACCGAGCAGGACGACGTCGTGCGCGTGACCGGACTCGTCGAGAAGCCCGAGGCCGGCACGGCGCCGTCGAACCTCGCGATCGTCGGCCGCTACGTGCTGCGCCCCGAGGTGTTCGGGGTGCTGGAGCGGACGGAGCCCGGCAAGGGCGGCGAGATCCAGCTCACCGACGCGCTGCTCGAGCTCGCCGGCGACGACGCCGCGGGCGGTGTGCACGGCGTCGTCTTCCGCGGACGCCGCTACGACACCGGCGACCGGCTCGACTACATCAAGGCCAACGTGCTGCTCGCCTCGGAGCGCGAGGACATCGGCCCGGAGCTGCAGGACTGGCTGAAGCAGTTCGTCGCCGGCCTCTGA